From Triticum urartu cultivar G1812 chromosome 2, Tu2.1, whole genome shotgun sequence, a single genomic window includes:
- the LOC125539756 gene encoding exonuclease DPD1, chloroplastic/mitochondrial-like: MALLFRFSQLRNSMLSSCPARVLIPYAGLSPGKLLDPKSYERRLFSTSAQETVSLHSASLGSCISGIQPLKFQQTSEHEPSVPLLIFDIETTGYFQKITGNVQKGNRITEFAVRDLCGGKNSTFETLLNPERDVPGHLATVNNINTDLVCRPDVPRFSDVLPLLLAFVRSRQTPGKPVIWVAHNVKRFDGPFLAQEFDRCSAQMPEDWLFVDTLCLARKLPKLSASNDKKHLLNLESLCKRYEISVEGPSHRAMQDVMALCHVFQKMSFDLQLTHEGLMNEAINASYFSKYLN; the protein is encoded by the exons ATGGCATTGCTTTTTCGCTTCAGTCAATTGAGGAACAGCATGTTGAGTAGTTGCCCTGCCAGGGTGCTTATTCCATATGCTGGATTGTCACCTGGAAAGTTGCTTGATCCAAAAAGCTATGAGAGGCGCCTTTTCTCAACAAGTGCTCAAGAGACAGTTAGTTTGCACAGTGCTAGCCTGGGTTCATGTATTTCCGGAATTCAGCCATTAAAGTTTCAGCAGACTTCTGAACATGAGCCATCTGTGCCTCTTCTTATCTTTGATATTGAGACCACTGGTTATTTCCAGAAGATCACTGGTAATGTCCAGAAGGGTAATAGAATCACTGAGTTTGCAGTCCGTGATCTTTGTGGAGGAAAGAATAGCACATTTGAAACTCTCCTTAATCCTGAGAGGGATGTTCCTGGACACCTTGCAACTGTCAATAACATTAACACTGATTTGGTGTGCAGACCTGATGTCCCGAG GTTCAGTGATGTACTTCCATTACTACTGGCGTTTGTTCGAAGCCGCCAAACTCCTGGCAAACCAGTTATATGGGTTGCTCATAATGTAAAAAGATTTGATGGCCCTTTCCTGGCCCAAGAGTTTGACCGTTGTTCAGCTCAGATGCCCGAAGATTGGCTGTTTGTTGACACCCTTTGTTTGGCAAGGAAGTTGCCCAAGCTTTCGGCATCAAATG ATAAGAAACATCTCCTAAACTTGGAGTCACTATGCAAACGCTATGAGATCTCTGTGGAAGGCCCTTCTCATAGAGCAATGCAAGATGTGATGGCATTATGTCATGTTTTTCAGAAAATGAGTTTTGATCTACAACTGACACATGAAGGATTAATGAATGAGGCCATCAACGCTAGTTATTTCAGCAAGTATCTTAACTAA
- the LOC125534114 gene encoding pectinesterase inhibitor 8-like translates to MQSPTSVPSQRPANDHRPPVSVLQCESIRHYNRQTSASAKQLLYQTHSTLRFRGTDEANQQQRAMGPSTMARALAAAAAVLAAVVCAGATPETTCRAAAGADRRVDYRFCVSRLSQHHDSPDADTWGLAKVAADVGVLMASNGVYDIKAMLAGKEERPAGARARGPLEQCEALYDRMGAAFAEAYDGIDRRDYAAGKEKASEAASLARRCAHAFARAGVAVPPRLAKQGADSVQMAIVCTAITNLVK, encoded by the coding sequence ATGCAGTCCCCCACCTCGGTCCCGTCTCAACGCCCGGCAAACGACCACCGTCCACCTGTGAGCGTGCTACAGTGCGAGAGCATCCGCCATTATAACCGGCAGACGAGTGCGTCGGCCAAGCAACTGCTCTACCAGACTCACTCCACACTCCGCTTCCGTGGAACGGACGAAGCTAACCAGCAACAGCGAGCGATGGGGCCATCCACCATGGCTCGAGCCCTCGCGGCCGCGGCTGCCGTCCTCGCCGCCGTGGTCTGCGCTGGCGCCACCCCGGAGACGACGTgcagggcggcggcgggcgccgaCAGGCGCGTGGACTACCGCTTCTGCGTGTCCAGGCTGAGCCAGCACCACGACAGCCCCGACGCCGACACGTGGGGCCTGGCCAAGGTGGCCGCCGACGTGGGCGTGCTCATGGCCAGCAACGGCGTCTACGACATCAAGGCCATGCTCGCCGGCAAGGAGGAGCGGCCGGCGGGCGCCAGGGCGCGCGGGCCGCTGGAGCAGTGCGAGGCGCTGTACGACAGGATGGGCGCCGCGTTCGCCGAGGCGTACGACGGCATCGACCGGCGCGACTACGCGGCGGGCAAGGAGAAGGCCAGCGAGGCCGCGTCCCTCGCGCGCCGCTGCGCCCACGCCTTCGCCCGCGCCGGCGTCGCCGTGCCGCCGCGGCTGGCGAAGCAGGGCGCCGACTCGGTGCAGATGGCCATCGTCTGCACCGCCATTACCAACCTTGTCAAGTGA